Proteins found in one Serratia plymuthica genomic segment:
- the hslV gene encoding ATP-dependent protease subunit HslV — translation MTTIVSVRRNGQVVIGGDGQATLGNTVMKGNVKKVRRLYNDKVIAGFAGGTADAFTLFELFERKLEMHQGHLVKAAVELAKDWRTDRMLRKLEALLAVADEHSSLIITGNGDVIQPENDLIAIGSGGPYAQAAARAMLENTELSAREIVDKSLNIAGDICIYTNHFHTIEELPSKA, via the coding sequence GTGACAACAATTGTAAGCGTACGCCGCAACGGCCAGGTAGTGATCGGTGGCGATGGCCAGGCCACCTTGGGCAATACGGTAATGAAGGGCAACGTCAAGAAAGTGCGTCGCCTGTATAACGACAAAGTGATTGCCGGTTTCGCCGGTGGCACCGCGGATGCTTTCACGCTGTTTGAGCTGTTCGAGCGCAAACTGGAAATGCACCAGGGCCATTTGGTTAAAGCGGCCGTCGAGTTGGCTAAAGACTGGCGTACCGACCGCATGCTGCGCAAGCTTGAAGCGCTGCTGGCCGTGGCGGATGAACACTCTTCGCTGATCATCACCGGCAACGGTGACGTGATCCAGCCCGAAAATGATTTGATTGCGATCGGTTCCGGCGGCCCATACGCCCAGGCTGCCGCTCGTGCGATGTTGGAAAATACCGAGCTGAGCGCCCGCGAAATCGTTGATAAATCTCTCAACATCGCCGGTGACATCTGTATTTACACCAACCATTTCCACACCATCGAAGAATTGCCTTCCAAAGCGTAA
- the zapB gene encoding septal ring assembly protein ZapB, with protein MSFEVFEKLEAKVQQAIDTITLLQMEIEELKDKNNTLSHEVQAASGNHESLVRENQQLKEEQHVWQDRLRALLGKMEEV; from the coding sequence ATGTCATTTGAAGTATTTGAGAAATTGGAAGCGAAAGTTCAGCAGGCGATCGATACCATCACCCTGCTGCAGATGGAAATTGAAGAGCTGAAAGACAAAAACAACACGCTGTCTCACGAAGTTCAGGCTGCCTCAGGCAACCACGAATCCTTGGTGCGTGAAAACCAGCAACTGAAAGAAGAGCAGCACGTATGGCAAGATCGCCTGCGCGCGCTGTTGGGCAAAATGGAAGAAGTCTGA
- the glpK gene encoding glycerol kinase GlpK → MTVEKKYIVALDQGTTSSRAVVLDHDANIVAVSQREFTQIYPKAGWVEHDPMEIWSSQSSTLVEVLAKADINSDQIAGIGITNQRETTIVWEKETGKPIYNAIVWQCRRTADICEKLKRDGLEEYIRHNTGLVVDPYFSGTKVKWILDNVEGARERAKRGELLFGTVDTWLVWKMTQGRVHVTDYTNASRTMMFNIHELDWDDRMLEALDIPRVMLPKVRPSSEVYGQTNIGGKGGTRIPIAGIAGDQQAALYGQLCVQPGMAKNTYGTGCFLLMNTGKEAVRSSHGLLTTIACGPRGEVNYALEGAVFIGGASIQWLRDELKLISDAADSEYFATKVKDSNGVYVVPAFTGLGAPYWDPYARGAIFGLTRGANSNHIIRATLESIAYQTRDVLDAMQADSNTRLQSLRVDGGAVANNFLMQFQSDILGTRVERPEVRESTALGAAFLAGLAIGYWNDLDEVKSKAVIEREFRPSIETTERNFRYNGWKKAVARAQAWEDHD, encoded by the coding sequence ATGACAGTAGAAAAAAAATACATTGTCGCTCTCGACCAGGGAACCACCAGTTCACGCGCCGTAGTGCTCGATCACGATGCCAACATTGTTGCGGTATCTCAGCGCGAGTTCACGCAGATTTACCCGAAAGCCGGCTGGGTTGAACACGATCCGATGGAGATCTGGTCATCGCAAAGCTCCACGCTGGTAGAAGTGCTGGCCAAAGCCGACATCAACTCCGATCAGATTGCCGGCATCGGCATCACCAACCAGCGTGAAACCACCATCGTCTGGGAAAAAGAGACCGGCAAACCGATTTACAACGCCATCGTCTGGCAATGCCGCCGCACCGCCGACATCTGCGAAAAGCTCAAGCGCGACGGTCTGGAAGAGTACATTCGTCACAACACCGGCCTGGTGGTCGACCCGTACTTCTCCGGCACCAAGGTGAAATGGATCCTCGATAACGTTGAAGGTGCCCGCGAACGCGCCAAGCGCGGCGAGCTGCTGTTCGGCACCGTCGACACCTGGCTGGTGTGGAAAATGACCCAGGGGCGGGTGCATGTGACCGATTACACCAACGCCTCGCGCACCATGATGTTTAACATCCATGAGCTGGACTGGGACGATCGCATGCTGGAAGCGCTGGATATTCCGCGCGTCATGCTGCCGAAAGTCCGCCCGTCCTCTGAGGTGTACGGCCAGACCAATATCGGCGGTAAAGGCGGCACACGTATTCCTATCGCCGGTATCGCCGGTGACCAACAGGCGGCGCTGTACGGCCAACTGTGCGTTCAACCGGGCATGGCGAAAAACACCTACGGCACCGGTTGCTTCCTGCTGATGAATACCGGCAAAGAAGCGGTGCGATCCAGCCACGGTCTGCTGACCACCATCGCCTGCGGCCCGCGCGGTGAAGTGAACTATGCGCTGGAAGGCGCGGTATTTATCGGTGGCGCCTCTATCCAGTGGCTGCGCGATGAGTTGAAACTGATCAGCGATGCGGCCGACTCCGAATACTTCGCCACCAAGGTGAAGGACAGCAACGGCGTCTACGTAGTGCCGGCCTTCACCGGCCTGGGCGCCCCTTACTGGGACCCGTATGCCCGTGGCGCGATCTTCGGCCTGACCCGCGGTGCAAACAGTAACCACATCATCCGCGCCACGCTGGAGTCCATCGCCTACCAGACGCGCGACGTGCTGGATGCCATGCAGGCTGACTCCAACACCCGCCTGCAATCGCTGCGTGTGGATGGTGGTGCAGTTGCCAATAACTTCCTGATGCAGTTCCAGTCCGACATCCTCGGCACTCGCGTAGAGCGCCCTGAGGTGCGTGAATCGACGGCTCTGGGCGCAGCTTTCCTGGCGGGCCTGGCCATTGGTTACTGGAACGATCTGGACGAGGTGAAGAGCAAAGCCGTTATCGAGCGTGAGTTCCGCCCAAGCATTGAAACCACCGAACGTAACTTCCGTTACAACGGCTGGAAAAAAGCGGTTGCCCGCGCCCAGGCATGGGAAGATCACGACTAA
- the rraA gene encoding ribonuclease E activity regulator RraA yields the protein MKYDTSELCDIYHEEVNVVEPLFSNFGGRTSFGGQITTVKCFEDNGLLFDLLDENGRGRVLLIDGGGSVRRALINAELARLATQNEWEGIVVYGAVRQVDDLEELDIGIQAMAAIPAGAISEGVGESDIRVNFGGVTFFSGDHLYADNTGIILSEDPLDIE from the coding sequence ATGAAATACGATACTTCCGAGCTTTGCGACATCTATCATGAAGAGGTGAACGTTGTTGAACCTCTATTCTCCAATTTTGGCGGGCGTACTTCATTTGGCGGGCAAATCACTACGGTGAAATGCTTTGAGGATAACGGCCTGTTATTCGATCTGCTCGACGAGAACGGCCGTGGCCGCGTCCTGCTGATCGACGGCGGCGGTTCGGTGCGTCGTGCACTGATCAACGCAGAGCTGGCGCGTCTGGCAACCCAGAACGAATGGGAAGGCATCGTGGTTTACGGGGCGGTGCGCCAGGTTGACGATCTGGAAGAACTGGACATCGGCATTCAGGCGATGGCGGCCATTCCGGCGGGCGCCATCAGTGAAGGTGTCGGCGAAAGCGATATCCGCGTTAACTTCGGTGGCGTCACCTTCTTCTCCGGCGATCATCTGTATGCCGACAATACCGGGATCATTCTGTCTGAGGACCCGCTCGATATCGAGTAA
- the hslU gene encoding HslU--HslV peptidase ATPase subunit, translating to MSEMTPREIVSELDSYIIGQNKAKRAVAIALRNRWRRMQLDEMLRHEVTPKNILMIGPTGVGKTEIARRLAKLANAPFIKVEATKFTEVGYVGKEVDSIIRDLTDAAIKMVRLQSIEKNRTRAEEMAEERILDVLIPPAKNNWGQPEEHQEPSAARQAFRKKLREGQLDDKEIEIDLASAPMGVEIMAPPGMEEMTNQLQSMFQNLGGQKHKPRKLKIKEAFKLLIEEEAAKLVNPEELKEQAIEAVEQHGIVFIDEIDKICKRGGQSSGPDVSREGVQRDLLPLVEGCTVSTKHGMVKTDHILFIASGAFQTASPSDLIPELQGRLPIRVELQALTTEDFERILTEPSASLTEQYKALMGTEGVNIEFTAEGIRRIAEAAWQVNESTENIGARRLHTVLERLMEDISYDASEINGQSITIDADYVRNHLDELVADEDLSRFIL from the coding sequence ATGTCTGAAATGACCCCGCGCGAGATCGTCAGCGAGCTGGACAGCTACATTATCGGCCAGAACAAGGCCAAACGTGCCGTTGCCATCGCCCTGCGTAACCGCTGGCGCCGGATGCAGCTCGACGAGATGCTGCGTCACGAAGTCACGCCAAAAAATATTCTGATGATCGGCCCGACCGGCGTCGGTAAAACTGAAATCGCCCGTCGTCTGGCGAAACTGGCCAATGCACCTTTCATCAAGGTAGAAGCCACCAAATTCACCGAAGTGGGCTATGTCGGTAAAGAAGTGGATTCCATCATCCGCGATCTGACCGATGCCGCAATCAAAATGGTGCGCTTGCAGTCGATCGAGAAAAACCGCACTCGCGCCGAAGAAATGGCGGAAGAGCGCATTCTCGACGTACTGATCCCGCCGGCCAAAAACAACTGGGGCCAGCCGGAAGAGCATCAAGAGCCGTCTGCCGCGCGCCAGGCATTCCGCAAGAAATTGCGGGAAGGCCAGTTGGACGACAAAGAGATTGAAATCGATCTGGCTTCTGCGCCAATGGGCGTCGAAATCATGGCGCCTCCGGGCATGGAAGAGATGACCAATCAGTTGCAGTCGATGTTCCAGAACCTCGGCGGCCAGAAGCACAAACCGCGCAAGCTGAAGATCAAAGAAGCCTTCAAGCTGTTGATCGAAGAAGAAGCCGCCAAGCTGGTGAACCCGGAAGAGCTGAAAGAACAGGCGATCGAAGCGGTTGAGCAACACGGTATCGTGTTTATCGACGAGATCGACAAAATCTGTAAGCGCGGCGGCCAAAGCTCCGGCCCGGACGTGTCACGCGAAGGCGTGCAGCGCGACCTGCTGCCGCTGGTGGAAGGCTGTACCGTTTCCACCAAGCACGGCATGGTGAAAACCGATCACATTCTGTTTATCGCCTCCGGTGCGTTCCAGACCGCCAGCCCGTCGGATTTGATCCCGGAACTGCAGGGCCGCCTGCCGATCCGCGTTGAATTGCAGGCGCTGACCACCGAAGATTTCGAGCGCATCCTGACCGAGCCAAGCGCCTCGTTAACCGAGCAGTACAAAGCGTTGATGGGCACCGAAGGCGTCAATATCGAGTTCACCGCCGAAGGTATCCGTCGCATCGCCGAAGCTGCGTGGCAGGTTAACGAAAGCACCGAAAACATCGGTGCGCGCCGTCTGCACACCGTGCTTGAGCGTCTGATGGAAGATATTTCCTACGATGCGAGTGAAATTAACGGCCAATCCATTACAATTGATGCGGATTACGTGCGTAATCATCTGGATGAACTGGTAGCGGATGAAGATTTGAGTCGTTTTATCCTATAA
- a CDS encoding MIP/aquaporin family protein: MSQTTSPTLKGQCIAEFLGTGLLIFFGVGCVAALKLAGASFGQWEISIIWGLGVAMAIYLTAAISGAHLNPAVTIALWLFACFDGRKVLPYIVAQIAGAFCAAALVYGLYYNLFFDFEAANHMVRGSDESLALAGIFSTYPNAHISVGQAFLVETVITAILMCLILALTDDGNGIPRGPLAPLLIGILIAVIGASMGPLTGFALNPARDFGPKLFAYLAGWGKVAFTGARDIPYFLVPIFGPILGAGLGAFGYRALIGRHLPCDVCVEEEEPATKTQQRKA; this comes from the coding sequence ATGAGCCAAACCACCAGTCCGACCCTAAAAGGCCAGTGTATCGCCGAGTTCCTCGGCACCGGTTTGTTGATCTTTTTTGGCGTAGGCTGCGTTGCCGCGCTGAAACTGGCAGGCGCCAGTTTCGGTCAATGGGAAATCAGTATCATTTGGGGCCTGGGCGTTGCCATGGCCATCTATCTGACCGCTGCCATCTCCGGTGCGCACCTTAACCCGGCCGTCACCATCGCGCTGTGGCTGTTCGCCTGCTTTGACGGACGCAAAGTACTCCCTTACATTGTCGCGCAGATCGCCGGAGCCTTCTGCGCAGCAGCCCTGGTCTACGGGTTGTATTACAACCTGTTCTTCGATTTCGAAGCGGCCAACCACATGGTGCGCGGCAGCGACGAAAGCCTTGCTCTGGCCGGTATCTTCTCCACCTATCCTAACGCGCACATCTCCGTCGGCCAGGCTTTCCTGGTGGAAACGGTGATCACCGCGATTCTGATGTGCCTGATTCTGGCGCTGACCGACGACGGTAACGGTATTCCTCGTGGCCCGCTGGCACCGCTGTTGATCGGTATTCTGATTGCCGTTATCGGCGCCTCCATGGGACCATTGACCGGCTTTGCATTGAACCCGGCACGTGATTTCGGCCCGAAACTGTTCGCTTATCTGGCAGGCTGGGGCAAAGTGGCCTTCACCGGCGCGCGTGACATCCCGTACTTCCTGGTGCCAATCTTTGGCCCAATCCTCGGTGCCGGCCTGGGTGCCTTCGGCTACCGTGCGCTGATTGGCCGCCATCTGCCGTGCGACGTCTGCGTAGAGGAAGAAGAACCCGCTACCAAGACCCAGCAGCGCAAAGCGTGA
- a CDS encoding 1,4-dihydroxy-2-naphthoate polyprenyltransferase, producing MSSSTPTSPARAWLESLRPRTLPLAFASIVVGSAIAAWHNSLKPGVALLALLTAGLLQILSNLANDYGDAVKGSDKEDRIGPLRGMQKGMITQAQMKRALVVTVVLIAIAGSSLIAVGCEQPSDVVGFLVLGGLSIVAAITYTVGNKPYGYLGLGDISVLVFFGWLSVAGTYYLQTHTFDSIVMLPATACGLLATAVLNINNLRDIESDRANGKNTLAVRLGPQKARYYHALLLIGAVVCFALFTLLNLHSLWGWLFVLAIPLLVRHGLRVLRDPTPVGMRPMLEHMVKAALLANVLFAIGVALS from the coding sequence ATGAGCTCATCAACCCCCACCTCCCCGGCCAGAGCCTGGCTTGAAAGTTTACGACCACGCACCCTGCCGCTGGCCTTTGCCTCGATCGTCGTCGGTTCCGCCATTGCCGCCTGGCATAACAGCCTGAAACCCGGCGTGGCGCTGCTGGCACTGCTGACTGCCGGCTTGCTGCAAATTCTCTCCAATCTGGCGAACGACTATGGCGATGCGGTAAAAGGCAGCGACAAGGAAGACCGCATCGGGCCGCTGCGCGGTATGCAAAAAGGCATGATCACCCAGGCGCAGATGAAACGCGCGCTGGTGGTGACGGTGGTGTTGATTGCCATCGCGGGCTCTTCACTGATCGCCGTCGGCTGCGAGCAGCCCAGCGATGTTGTGGGTTTCCTGGTGCTGGGTGGGCTTTCTATCGTCGCCGCCATCACCTATACCGTAGGCAATAAGCCCTACGGTTATCTGGGCTTGGGCGATATTTCGGTGCTGGTGTTCTTTGGCTGGCTAAGCGTGGCGGGCACCTACTATCTGCAAACCCACACTTTCGACAGCATCGTGATGTTGCCGGCCACCGCATGCGGCCTGCTGGCAACCGCAGTACTCAATATCAATAACTTGCGTGATATCGAAAGCGACCGCGCCAACGGCAAAAATACCCTGGCGGTACGGCTCGGGCCGCAGAAGGCGCGCTATTACCACGCGCTGCTGCTGATCGGCGCGGTGGTGTGTTTTGCTCTGTTCACACTGCTGAATCTGCATAGCCTTTGGGGCTGGCTGTTTGTGCTGGCGATCCCGTTGTTGGTGCGTCATGGCCTGCGCGTACTGCGCGACCCGACCCCGGTCGGCATGCGGCCGATGCTGGAACATATGGTCAAGGCGGCACTGCTGGCTAACGTGCTGTTCGCCATTGGCGTGGCGCTCAGTTAA
- the rpmE gene encoding 50S ribosomal protein L31, whose protein sequence is MKQGIHPKYEEVTANCSCGNVIKIRSTVGHDLNLDVCGQCHPFYTGKQRDVATGGRVDRFNKRFSVPGAKK, encoded by the coding sequence ATGAAACAAGGTATCCACCCAAAATACGAAGAAGTTACTGCTAACTGCTCTTGCGGTAACGTGATCAAAATCCGCTCTACCGTGGGTCACGATCTGAACCTGGACGTTTGTGGTCAATGCCACCCGTTCTACACTGGCAAGCAGCGTGACGTTGCTACCGGTGGCCGCGTTGACCGCTTCAACAAGCGTTTCAGCGTACCAGGCGCCAAGAAATAA
- the priA gene encoding primosomal protein N': protein MPVVHVALPVPLARTFDYLLPQGLQPVAGARVCVPWGKQRAIGIVTGSSDTSELPLDKLKPIDSIIDNASLFSPSLWRILRWASDYYHYPIGEVLFHALPILLRQGKPAEAAPLWQWFATEQGRATPPESLKRAPKQQQALAALLQRPVYRHQVSELELTESALQALRAKGLIDLRAQALATQDWRPGFAVLGERLRLNTEQATAVGAIRSEDDQFSAWLLAGVTGSGKTEVYLSVLENILAMGKQALVLVPEIGLTPQTIARFRERFSAPVDVLHSGLNDSERLAVWLRARSGEAAIVIGTRSALFTPFSRLGVIIIDEEHDSSYKQQEGWRYHARDLAVFRAREENIPMVMGSATPALETLHNVQLGKYRQLKLTQRAGNAKPAAQHLIDLKGLPLKVGLSQPLLKSMQHHLKAGNQVMLFLNRRGYAPALLCHECGWIAECQRCDHYYTFHQNQRQLRCHHCDSQRPVPHQCPQCGSTHLVSVGVGTEQLENELAPLFPETPITRIDRDTTSRKGSLEQHLADIHRGGSRILIGTQMLAKGHHFPDVTLVALLDVDGALFSADFRSAERFAQLYTQVSGRAGRAGKQGEVLLQTHHPEHPLLQILLQQGYDAFAKQTLAERNSVFLPPYTSHIIVRSEDHDNQQAPLFLQQLRNLLEASPLKDDALWVMGPVPALQSKRGGRFRWQLLLQHPSRRVLQQLMKNSLPLIGTLPQARKVKWTLDVDPIDS from the coding sequence ATGCCCGTTGTACACGTTGCTTTACCGGTTCCCCTCGCCCGCACCTTCGACTATCTGCTGCCGCAAGGCCTGCAACCGGTAGCCGGCGCGCGCGTTTGTGTACCCTGGGGTAAGCAACGGGCGATCGGCATCGTCACCGGCAGCAGCGACACCAGCGAACTGCCGCTGGATAAGCTTAAGCCCATCGACAGCATCATCGACAACGCCTCCCTGTTCTCCCCCAGCCTGTGGCGCATTCTTCGCTGGGCCAGCGACTATTATCATTACCCGATCGGCGAAGTGCTGTTCCATGCGCTGCCTATCCTGCTAAGGCAAGGGAAACCGGCGGAAGCCGCGCCGCTGTGGCAATGGTTCGCCACTGAACAAGGGCGCGCCACGCCGCCGGAAAGCCTGAAACGCGCCCCCAAACAGCAGCAGGCGCTGGCCGCGCTGCTGCAGCGCCCGGTGTATCGCCACCAGGTCAGCGAACTCGAACTGACCGAGAGCGCACTGCAGGCATTGCGCGCCAAAGGGCTGATCGACTTACGGGCTCAGGCGTTGGCGACGCAGGACTGGCGACCGGGTTTTGCAGTGCTCGGCGAACGGCTGCGGCTGAATACCGAACAAGCCACCGCCGTGGGCGCGATCCGCAGCGAAGACGATCAGTTCTCCGCCTGGCTGCTGGCCGGGGTCACCGGCTCCGGCAAGACAGAAGTCTATCTCAGCGTGCTGGAAAACATTCTGGCCATGGGCAAACAGGCGCTGGTGCTGGTGCCGGAAATCGGTCTGACGCCGCAAACCATCGCCCGCTTTCGCGAACGCTTCAGTGCGCCGGTGGACGTGCTGCACTCCGGCCTCAACGACAGCGAACGGCTGGCAGTATGGCTACGCGCCCGCAGCGGCGAGGCGGCGATCGTCATAGGGACCCGCTCGGCGCTGTTTACCCCGTTCTCCCGCCTGGGCGTGATCATTATCGACGAAGAGCACGACAGCTCCTATAAGCAGCAGGAAGGCTGGCGCTACCACGCGCGCGATCTGGCGGTGTTCCGTGCCCGCGAAGAGAACATCCCGATGGTCATGGGTTCCGCCACGCCGGCGCTGGAAACGCTGCACAACGTACAACTCGGTAAATATCGTCAGCTCAAACTCACCCAACGCGCGGGCAACGCCAAACCGGCGGCGCAGCACCTGATCGATCTGAAGGGCCTGCCGCTGAAGGTCGGCCTGTCGCAGCCACTGCTGAAAAGCATGCAGCACCATCTGAAAGCCGGCAATCAGGTGATGCTGTTCCTTAACCGTCGCGGCTATGCGCCGGCGTTGTTGTGCCACGAGTGCGGTTGGATTGCAGAATGTCAGCGCTGCGATCATTACTACACCTTTCATCAGAACCAGCGCCAACTGCGCTGCCACCACTGCGACAGCCAGCGCCCGGTACCGCACCAGTGTCCGCAATGCGGTTCAACGCATCTGGTCTCGGTCGGCGTCGGCACCGAGCAATTGGAAAACGAACTGGCGCCGCTGTTCCCGGAAACGCCGATCACCCGTATTGACCGAGACACCACCAGCCGCAAGGGCTCGCTTGAGCAGCATCTGGCGGATATTCACCGTGGCGGCTCGCGCATTTTGATCGGCACCCAAATGTTGGCAAAAGGCCACCATTTCCCGGACGTGACGCTGGTCGCCCTGCTGGACGTTGACGGCGCGCTGTTTTCGGCTGATTTTCGTTCCGCCGAACGCTTTGCCCAGCTGTATACCCAGGTTTCCGGTCGTGCCGGCCGCGCCGGCAAACAGGGAGAGGTCCTCCTGCAGACTCACCACCCGGAACACCCGCTGCTGCAAATTTTGCTGCAGCAAGGCTACGACGCCTTCGCCAAACAGACGCTGGCGGAGCGCAACAGCGTGTTCCTGCCCCCGTACACCAGCCATATTATCGTGCGTTCGGAAGATCACGATAACCAACAGGCGCCGCTGTTCCTGCAGCAACTGCGCAATCTGCTGGAGGCCAGCCCGCTGAAAGACGACGCGTTGTGGGTCATGGGGCCCGTCCCGGCATTGCAGTCAAAACGCGGCGGCCGCTTCCGTTGGCAACTGCTGTTGCAACACCCTTCGCGACGCGTGCTGCAACAGTTGATGAAAAACTCTTTGCCGCTGATCGGCACGCTGCCGCAGGCGCGTAAGGTGAAATGGACGCTGGACGTCGATCCGATAGATAGCTGA
- the ftsN gene encoding cell division protein FtsN, with protein MAQKDYVGRGRTGARRKTPSRKKSSSPKVSKTVLALAVALVVIFIGGLYFITHNKADDVPLLPAHSNRPGNGLPPKPEERWRYIKELENRQIGVQTPTEPTAGGEVNSKTQLTDEQRQLLEQMQADMQQRPTQLNEVPYNDPSQAAVRGNSRQQQMQQQQIQQQVQQQVQQPQVTQPRNPFNKGATTVPVQQHQQQQQQQQQTQPKPKPQPVTPQPVQVKQPEPKPQPKPEVKPETKPEVKQETAKQETKPEQKQKWMVQCGSFRATDQAESVRARLAFEGIESRITAGGGWNRVVLGPYSSRATADKTLSRLKGVGMSSCIPLSVGG; from the coding sequence GTGGCACAAAAAGACTATGTAGGCCGTGGGCGCACAGGAGCGCGGCGCAAAACCCCCAGCCGTAAAAAAAGCAGTTCTCCGAAAGTATCCAAAACCGTGCTGGCGTTAGCCGTCGCACTGGTGGTGATCTTTATCGGTGGCCTCTATTTCATTACGCACAACAAAGCGGACGACGTTCCGCTGTTGCCTGCACACAGCAATCGCCCTGGCAATGGCCTGCCGCCGAAGCCGGAAGAGCGCTGGCGCTATATCAAAGAGCTGGAGAACCGCCAGATTGGCGTGCAGACCCCGACCGAGCCAACGGCCGGCGGCGAAGTCAATTCCAAGACTCAACTGACCGATGAACAGCGCCAACTGCTGGAACAGATGCAGGCGGATATGCAACAGCGCCCGACGCAGCTGAACGAAGTGCCGTATAACGACCCTTCGCAAGCCGCGGTGCGCGGCAACAGCCGCCAGCAGCAGATGCAACAACAACAAATACAGCAGCAGGTTCAACAACAGGTGCAGCAACCACAGGTTACCCAGCCGCGTAATCCGTTTAACAAAGGCGCAACCACGGTGCCGGTGCAACAGCACCAGCAACAGCAACAGCAACAGCAGCAGACTCAACCCAAACCCAAGCCGCAGCCGGTAACGCCGCAGCCGGTCCAGGTTAAGCAGCCTGAGCCTAAACCGCAGCCAAAACCTGAGGTAAAACCGGAAACCAAGCCGGAAGTGAAACAGGAAACGGCCAAGCAGGAAACCAAGCCTGAGCAGAAACAGAAGTGGATGGTGCAATGCGGTTCGTTCCGCGCCACCGATCAGGCTGAATCCGTCCGTGCGCGCCTGGCGTTTGAAGGCATAGAAAGCCGCATCACCGCCGGCGGCGGTTGGAATCGCGTGGTGCTCGGCCCTTACAGCAGCCGCGCGACGGCGGACAAAACCCTATCGCGCCTGAAGGGCGTTGGCATGTCAAGTTGCATTCCCCTCTCCGTTGGGGGTTGA
- the cytR gene encoding DNA-binding transcriptional regulator CytR — translation MEHKKELPMATMKDVAEMAGVSTATVSRALMNPEKVSTPTRQKVEQAVLAVGYSPHALSRNIKRNESRTILVIVPDICDPFFADVIQGIEQTAAQQGYLVLIGDCAQQNQQERTFVNLIITKQIDGMLLLGSNLPFDASKEEQRNLPPMVMANEFAPELELPTVHIDNLTAAFEAVHYLHQLGHKQIACVAGPEQMPLSHYRLQGYIQALRRNGINVESSYITRGDFTYEAGAQALTALMAQPKPPTAIFCHSDVMAIGVLSQAKKMGLRIPQDLSIVGFDDIKLTQYCDPPLTTVAQPRYEIGRQAMLLLLEQLHGQAVPSGSRLLDSELIIRGSTAAPKR, via the coding sequence TTGGAACACAAGAAAGAATTACCCATGGCAACCATGAAAGACGTTGCCGAGATGGCTGGCGTTTCAACGGCAACCGTGTCGCGCGCACTGATGAACCCGGAGAAGGTGTCAACGCCGACGCGTCAGAAAGTGGAGCAGGCCGTTTTGGCCGTGGGCTACTCTCCTCATGCCCTCTCGCGCAACATCAAGCGTAATGAATCCCGCACCATTCTGGTTATCGTTCCCGACATTTGCGATCCGTTCTTCGCCGACGTGATCCAGGGGATCGAGCAGACCGCCGCACAGCAAGGTTATCTGGTGCTGATTGGCGACTGCGCTCAGCAAAACCAGCAGGAGCGCACCTTCGTCAATCTGATTATCACCAAGCAAATCGATGGCATGCTGCTGCTCGGCTCCAATCTGCCCTTTGACGCCAGCAAGGAAGAGCAGCGTAACCTGCCGCCGATGGTGATGGCCAACGAGTTTGCCCCGGAGCTGGAACTGCCGACGGTGCACATCGATAACCTGACCGCCGCCTTCGAGGCCGTACACTATTTGCACCAGCTCGGACACAAGCAAATCGCCTGTGTCGCCGGGCCGGAACAGATGCCGCTCAGCCATTATCGGCTGCAAGGTTACATTCAGGCGCTACGTCGTAATGGCATTAACGTCGAAAGCAGCTATATTACCCGGGGTGATTTCACTTACGAAGCCGGTGCACAGGCGCTGACAGCGCTGATGGCGCAACCAAAACCCCCGACGGCGATCTTCTGCCACAGTGACGTAATGGCGATCGGCGTGCTGTCGCAGGCGAAAAAAATGGGGCTGCGGATACCGCAGGACCTTTCCATCGTTGGCTTTGACGACATCAAGCTGACGCAGTATTGCGATCCGCCGTTAACCACGGTGGCTCAACCGCGCTATGAGATCGGCCGGCAAGCGATGCTGCTGTTGTTGGAACAACTGCACGGACAGGCAGTACCCAGTGGCTCCCGGCTATTAGACAGTGAGTTAATTATCAGAGGCAGCACCGCTGCCCCTAAACGCTAG